In Arthrobacter sp. SLBN-83, one DNA window encodes the following:
- the tuf gene encoding elongation factor Tu gives MAKAKFERTKPHVNIGTIGHVDHGKTTLTAAISKVLYDKYPDLNEKRDFASIDSAPEERQRGITINISHVEYQTEKRHYAHVDAPGHADYIKNMITGAAQMDGAILVVAATDGPMAQTREHVLLARQVGVPYLLVALNKADMVDDEELLDLVEMEVRELLSSQGFDGDNAPVVRVSGLKALEGDPEWVKSVEDLMAAVDESVPDPVRDRDKPFLMPIEDVFTITGRGTVVTGRAERGTLAINSEVEIVGIRPVQKTTVTGIEMFHKQLDEAWAGENCGLLLRGLKRDDVERGQVVVKPGSITPHTDFEANVYILSKDEGGRHNPFYSNYRPQFYFRTTDVTGVITLPEGTEMVMPGDNTEMTVALIQPIAMEEGLGFAIREGGRTVGSGRVTKIIK, from the coding sequence GTGGCAAAGGCAAAGTTCGAGCGGACTAAGCCGCACGTCAACATCGGCACCATTGGTCACGTTGACCACGGTAAGACGACGCTGACGGCCGCCATTTCCAAGGTGCTGTACGACAAGTACCCGGATCTCAACGAGAAGCGTGACTTCGCGTCGATCGACTCTGCACCCGAAGAGCGTCAGCGCGGTATTACCATCAACATCTCCCACGTGGAGTACCAGACCGAGAAGCGTCACTACGCACACGTTGACGCCCCCGGCCACGCTGACTACATCAAGAACATGATCACCGGTGCTGCTCAGATGGACGGCGCAATCCTCGTGGTTGCCGCTACCGACGGCCCGATGGCTCAGACCCGCGAGCACGTTCTGCTCGCCCGCCAGGTTGGTGTTCCCTACCTGCTGGTCGCGCTGAACAAGGCTGACATGGTCGATGACGAGGAACTCCTCGACCTCGTCGAAATGGAAGTTCGTGAGCTCCTGAGCTCGCAGGGCTTCGATGGCGACAACGCTCCGGTGGTCCGCGTTTCCGGCCTGAAGGCCCTGGAAGGCGACCCCGAGTGGGTCAAGTCCGTTGAGGACCTGATGGCTGCTGTCGACGAGTCCGTTCCGGACCCCGTACGTGACCGCGACAAGCCGTTCCTGATGCCGATCGAAGATGTCTTCACCATCACCGGTCGTGGCACCGTTGTTACGGGCCGCGCCGAGCGTGGAACCCTCGCCATCAACTCCGAGGTCGAGATCGTCGGCATCCGCCCGGTCCAGAAGACCACGGTTACCGGTATCGAGATGTTCCACAAGCAGCTCGACGAAGCATGGGCCGGCGAGAACTGTGGCCTGCTGCTCCGCGGTCTGAAGCGCGACGATGTCGAGCGTGGCCAGGTTGTCGTCAAGCCGGGTTCCATCACCCCGCACACCGACTTCGAGGCCAACGTCTACATCCTCTCCAAGGACGAAGGCGGACGTCACAACCCGTTCTACTCCAACTACCGCCCGCAGTTCTACTTCCGTACCACGGACGTAACCGGCGTTATCACCCTGCCCGAGGGCACGGAAATGGTTATGCCTGGCGACAACACTGAGATGACCGTTGCGCTCATCCAGCCCATCGCTATGGAAGAGGGCCTCGGCTTCGCAATCCGCGAAGGCGGCCGCACCGTTGGTTCGGGACGCGTTACCAAGATCATCAAGTAG
- the rpsG gene encoding 30S ribosomal protein S7, translating to MPRKGPAPKRPLVSDPVYGSPLVTQLINKVLVDGKKSTAERIVYGALEGARAKSGGDPVAALKKAMDNVKPSLEVRSRRVGGATYQVPVEVKPGRSTALALRWLVGYSKARREKTMTERLQNEILDASNGLGAAVKRREDTHKMAESNKAFAHYRW from the coding sequence ATGCCTCGCAAGGGTCCGGCCCCCAAGCGGCCGCTCGTTTCGGATCCGGTATACGGTTCCCCGCTGGTAACCCAGCTCATCAACAAGGTGCTCGTTGACGGCAAGAAGTCCACGGCAGAGCGCATTGTCTACGGTGCACTCGAAGGCGCACGCGCCAAGTCCGGCGGCGACCCCGTTGCAGCCCTGAAGAAGGCCATGGACAACGTCAAGCCTTCCCTCGAGGTCCGCTCCCGCCGTGTCGGTGGCGCCACCTACCAGGTTCCGGTTGAGGTCAAGCCGGGCCGTTCCACCGCACTCGCACTGCGTTGGCTGGTTGGCTACTCCAAGGCCCGCCGTGAAAAGACGATGACCGAACGCCTCCAGAACGAAATCCTGGATGCGTCCAACGGTCTCGGTGCCGCTGTGAAGCGTCGCGAAGACACCCACAAGATGGCCGAGTCCAACAAGGCCTTCGCACACTACCGCTGGTAA
- the fusA gene encoding elongation factor G, giving the protein MAQDVLTDLSKVRNIGIMAHIDAGKTTTTERILFYTGVNHKIGETHDGASTTDWMEQEKERGITITSAAVTCFWENNQINIIDTPGHVDFTVEVERSLRVLDGAVAVFDGKEGVEPQSETVWRQADKYNVPRICFVNKMDKLGADFYFTVDTIISRLGAKPLVMQLPIGAENDFIGVVDLLYMRALVWPGDAKGDVTMGAKYEIQEIPADLQEKAEEYRANLVETVAESSEELMEKYLEGEELTIDELKAGIRKMTINSELYPVFCGSAFKNRGVQPMLDAVVDYLPNPLDVPPMIGHDPKDEEKELTRKPSADEPFSALAFKIAAHPFFGQLTFIRVYSGHVESGAQVVNSTKGKKERIGKLFQMHANKEMPVDAATAGHIYAAIGLKDTTTGDTLCDANNQIVLESMSFPEPVISVAIEPNTKGDQEKLSTAIQKLSAEDPTFQVSLNEDTGQTIIAGMGELHLDILVDRMRREFKVEANVGKPQVAYRETIKRAVEKHDYTHKKQTGGSGQFAKVQIAIEPLDTAEGELYEFENKVTGGRVPREYIPSVDAGIQDALNDGVLAGYPVVGIKATLLDGAYHDVDSSEMAFKIAGRMAFKEAARKANPVLLEPLMDVEVRTPEEYMGDVIGDLNSRRGQMQSMEDAAGVKVVRAHVPLSGMFGYIGDLRSKTQGRAVYSMTFNSYAEVPKAVADEIIQKSRGE; this is encoded by the coding sequence GTGGCACAGGACGTGCTTACCGACCTTAGCAAGGTCCGCAACATCGGCATCATGGCCCACATTGATGCCGGCAAGACCACCACAACCGAGCGCATCCTGTTCTACACGGGTGTGAACCACAAGATCGGCGAAACGCACGACGGCGCTTCGACCACTGACTGGATGGAACAGGAAAAGGAACGCGGCATCACCATCACGTCTGCCGCCGTCACCTGCTTCTGGGAAAACAACCAGATCAACATCATCGACACCCCCGGCCACGTGGACTTCACGGTTGAGGTTGAGCGCTCCCTGCGCGTCCTCGACGGTGCAGTTGCCGTCTTCGACGGCAAGGAAGGCGTTGAGCCGCAGTCCGAGACCGTGTGGCGCCAGGCTGACAAGTACAACGTGCCGCGTATCTGCTTCGTCAACAAGATGGACAAGCTCGGTGCTGACTTCTACTTCACCGTAGACACCATCATCAGCCGCCTGGGTGCCAAGCCGCTCGTCATGCAGCTGCCCATCGGTGCCGAGAACGACTTCATCGGCGTCGTCGACCTGCTCTACATGCGTGCCCTGGTTTGGCCGGGCGACGCCAAGGGCGACGTGACCATGGGTGCCAAGTACGAAATCCAGGAGATCCCCGCGGACCTCCAGGAGAAGGCCGAAGAGTACCGGGCGAACCTCGTTGAGACCGTCGCCGAGTCCTCCGAGGAACTCATGGAGAAGTACCTGGAAGGCGAAGAGCTCACCATCGACGAGCTCAAGGCCGGCATCCGCAAGATGACCATCAACTCCGAGCTGTACCCGGTGTTTTGTGGCTCCGCCTTCAAGAACCGCGGCGTCCAGCCCATGCTCGATGCAGTTGTGGACTACCTGCCGAACCCGCTCGACGTTCCCCCGATGATCGGTCACGATCCCAAGGACGAAGAGAAGGAACTGACGCGCAAGCCTTCCGCCGACGAGCCGTTCTCTGCTCTGGCGTTCAAGATTGCCGCGCACCCGTTCTTCGGCCAGCTCACCTTCATCCGCGTGTACTCCGGTCACGTGGAGTCCGGTGCCCAGGTGGTCAACTCCACCAAGGGCAAGAAGGAGCGCATCGGCAAGCTGTTCCAGATGCACGCCAACAAGGAAATGCCGGTTGACGCCGCTACCGCTGGCCACATCTACGCAGCCATCGGCCTGAAGGACACCACCACGGGCGACACCCTGTGCGATGCCAACAACCAGATCGTCCTGGAGTCCATGAGCTTCCCCGAGCCCGTGATCTCCGTGGCCATCGAGCCGAACACCAAGGGTGACCAGGAGAAGCTCTCCACGGCCATCCAGAAGCTCTCCGCTGAGGACCCCACCTTCCAGGTGTCCCTCAACGAAGACACCGGCCAGACCATCATCGCCGGCATGGGCGAACTCCACCTGGACATCCTGGTGGACCGCATGCGCCGCGAATTCAAGGTCGAGGCCAACGTGGGCAAGCCGCAGGTTGCTTACCGCGAAACCATCAAGCGCGCAGTCGAGAAGCACGACTACACGCACAAGAAGCAGACCGGTGGTTCGGGCCAGTTCGCAAAGGTCCAGATTGCCATCGAGCCGCTGGACACCGCCGAGGGCGAGCTGTACGAGTTCGAGAACAAGGTCACCGGTGGCCGCGTTCCGCGCGAATACATCCCGTCTGTTGACGCGGGGATCCAGGACGCGCTGAACGACGGCGTCCTGGCCGGTTACCCGGTTGTCGGCATCAAGGCCACTCTGCTTGACGGTGCGTACCACGATGTTGACTCCTCGGAAATGGCGTTCAAGATCGCTGGCCGCATGGCTTTCAAGGAAGCCGCGCGCAAGGCGAACCCTGTCCTGCTTGAACCGCTGATGGATGTAGAGGTCCGCACCCCTGAGGAATACATGGGTGACGTTATCGGCGACCTCAACTCCCGCCGTGGCCAGATGCAGTCCATGGAAGATGCCGCCGGTGTCAAGGTTGTCCGTGCGCACGTGCCGCTGTCCGGCATGTTCGGTTACATCGGTGACCTGCGCTCCAAGACCCAGGGCCGCGCTGTGTACTCCATGACGTTCAACAGCTACGCCGAGGTCCCGAAGGCTGTTGCCGACGAGATCATCCAGAAGTCCCGCGGCGAGTAG
- the rpsL gene encoding 30S ribosomal protein S12: protein MPTINQLVRKGRTPKVSKTKAPALKGSPMRRGVCTRVYTTTPKKPNSALRKVARVRLNGGVEVTAYIPGVGHNLQEHSIVLVRGGRVKDLPGVRYKIVRGALDTQGVKNRKQARSRYGAKMEKK, encoded by the coding sequence GTGCCTACGATTAACCAGCTGGTCCGCAAGGGCCGCACGCCTAAGGTCTCAAAGACCAAGGCTCCCGCGCTTAAGGGCAGCCCCATGCGCCGCGGTGTGTGCACCCGCGTCTACACCACCACCCCGAAGAAGCCGAACTCGGCTCTGCGTAAGGTGGCACGTGTGCGCCTCAACGGCGGCGTGGAAGTTACCGCCTACATCCCCGGTGTTGGCCACAACCTGCAGGAGCACTCCATTGTGCTCGTTCGCGGTGGTCGTGTGAAGGACCTCCCGGGTGTCCGCTACAAGATCGTCCGTGGCGCCCTCGATACCCAGGGTGTGAAGAACCGTAAGCAGGCCCGCAGCCGCTACGGCGCAAAGATGGAGAAGAAGTAA
- a CDS encoding GH1 family beta-glucosidase, with amino-acid sequence MTLESTESVTELAGRVPPSFILGVAAAAFQIEGALKAGGRGPSGWDAFAEKPGAILDGHSPAVACDHYNRLPEDVALLKELGVDSYRFSLSWPRIQPDGRGAFNAEGLDFYDRLIDQLLEAGVSPMATLYHWDTPLPLEHRGGWLNRDTAERFGDYARAAGERFGDRVAQWVTLNEPVSVTLNGYALGVHAPGRRLLFDALPAIHHQLLAHGLGVQALRAAGVAGGIGLTNLHSPVRPATRKIGDRLVAHLYDLLMNRIYADPVLLGRYPSLPLYAKPWLRSIGRISDADLKTIHQPLDFYGLNYYFPVKVALGPGITPLPADMHQELAKLPFHEVGYPEYGSTGFGWPVAPEHLGILLQEMRDRYGQALPPVYITEGGASFPEPDHVSGTLEDPDRVEYLAGHLGAAIEATAPGGIAEGVDLRGYFVWTLMDNFEWAAGYSQRFGLVHVDFETLQRTPKRSFYWYQALSRARGAASD; translated from the coding sequence ATGACCCTGGAGAGCACTGAATCGGTGACGGAACTGGCCGGGCGCGTGCCGCCGTCGTTCATCCTTGGCGTCGCGGCAGCGGCGTTCCAGATTGAAGGCGCACTCAAGGCCGGAGGCCGCGGACCGTCTGGATGGGATGCCTTTGCGGAGAAGCCGGGAGCCATCCTGGACGGGCACTCCCCCGCAGTTGCATGCGACCACTACAACAGGCTTCCCGAAGACGTGGCGCTGCTGAAGGAACTGGGCGTTGATTCCTATCGGTTCTCACTCTCCTGGCCACGCATCCAACCTGACGGCCGGGGCGCCTTCAATGCCGAAGGCCTGGACTTCTACGACCGCCTGATCGACCAGCTGCTCGAAGCCGGTGTCTCCCCCATGGCAACGCTCTACCACTGGGACACCCCCTTGCCGCTGGAACACCGCGGCGGTTGGCTGAACCGGGACACCGCCGAGCGGTTCGGCGACTATGCCAGGGCCGCCGGTGAGCGGTTCGGGGACCGGGTGGCGCAGTGGGTCACGCTTAACGAACCGGTGTCGGTCACCCTCAACGGGTACGCGCTGGGGGTGCATGCGCCCGGCCGCCGGCTGTTGTTCGATGCCCTTCCGGCCATCCACCACCAGCTCCTGGCGCATGGACTCGGCGTGCAGGCGTTGCGGGCTGCGGGAGTAGCCGGCGGCATCGGACTGACCAACCTGCACTCCCCCGTCAGGCCCGCCACCCGGAAGATCGGCGACCGGCTGGTGGCGCACCTCTATGACCTGCTGATGAACAGGATCTATGCGGACCCGGTCCTGCTGGGCCGCTACCCCTCGCTGCCGTTGTACGCCAAACCCTGGCTTCGCTCCATCGGCAGGATCTCCGACGCGGACCTCAAAACCATCCACCAGCCCCTGGATTTCTACGGACTCAACTACTACTTCCCGGTAAAGGTGGCCTTGGGACCTGGTATTACACCCCTGCCTGCGGACATGCACCAGGAGCTCGCCAAGCTGCCCTTCCACGAGGTGGGCTACCCGGAGTACGGCAGCACGGGCTTCGGCTGGCCCGTGGCGCCGGAACACCTGGGCATCCTGCTGCAGGAAATGCGGGACCGGTACGGGCAGGCCCTGCCGCCGGTGTACATCACCGAGGGCGGCGCCAGTTTCCCGGAACCTGACCACGTATCCGGGACGCTCGAGGATCCCGACCGGGTGGAGTACCTGGCGGGACACCTGGGGGCGGCAATCGAGGCCACGGCCCCCGGCGGCATAGCGGAGGGAGTGGACCTGCGCGGCTATTTCGTGTGGACGCTCATGGACAACTTTGAGTGGGCGGCCGGCTATTCGCAGCGTTTTGGCCTGGTGCACGTGGACTTTGAGACGCTGCAGCGGACGCCGAAAAGGTCCTTTTACTGGTACCAGGCTCTGTCCCGCGCAAGAGGCGCCGCATCTGACTAG
- a CDS encoding DNA-directed RNA polymerase subunit beta', producing the protein MSSESSFGLMQIGLATAEDIRGWSYGEVKKPETINYRTLKPEKDGLFCEKIFGPSRDWECYCGKYKRVRFKGIICERCGVEVTRAKVRRERMGHIELAAPVTHIWYFKGVPSRLGYLLDLAPKDLEKVIYFAAYMITSVDEAARHEELPNLQVEHDIEKKQLIDNRDADIAAIARDLEGEIARLEGEGAKAADKKKARDSADRQMANVRKRADADIERLEQVWDRFKNLKVADLEGDEGLYRELRDRYGMYFEGSMGAEAIKKRLENFDMQAESEALRDVIANGKGQRKTRALKRLKVVNAFLTTNNSPLGMVLDAVPVIPPELRPMVQLDGGRFATSDLNDLYRRVINRNNRLKRLLDLGAPEIIVNNEKRMLQEAVDSLFDNGRRGRPVTGPGNRPLKSLSDMLKGKQGRFRQNLLGKRVDYSGRSVIVVGPQLKLHQCGLPKQMALELFKPFVMKRLVDLNHAQNIKSAKRMVERYRPQVWDVLEEIITEHPVLLNRAPTLHRLGIQAFEPQLVEGKAIQLHPLVCGAFNADFDGDQMAVHLPLSPEAQAEARILMLSSNNILKPSDGRPVTLPSQDMIIGLYHLTTKRKGSAGEGRVFGSVSEAIMAFDARELHLNSQVKIRLEGFVPYAGWEAPEGWEQGQPALVETSLGQVIFNETLPEDYPWVEAVADKGELSRIVNDLAERYPKVVTAATLDNLKDAGFYWATRSGVTVAISDIEVPAAKPEILAGYEERAAKIQGQYDKGLIDDDERRQELIEIWNKATNDIASVMRESLSPMNTINRMVSSGARGNWMQVRQIAGIRGLVANPKGEIIPRPIKSSYREGLSVLEYFIATHGARKGLADTALRTANSGYLTRRLVDVSQDVIVREEDCGTERGLVTPIAVADSNGELVLDENVENSAYARTLAVDVVDSEGNVLAAAGTDCGDVVIDELFKAGITEVKVRSVLTCESSVGTCALCYGRSLATGKTVDIGEAVGIIAAQSIGEPGTQLTMRTFHTGGAVSAGGGDDITQGLPRIQELFEARTPKGVAPIAEAAGRITIEESERQMRLVITPDDGSEEIAYPVLRRSRLLIEDGDHVSVGQKLINGPVDPKQVLRIMGPRAAQKFLVDEVQGVYRSQGIGIHDKHVEVIVRQMLRRVTVIESGESDLLPGELAERSRFEEANRRVVSEGKTPASGRPELMGITKASLATESWLSAASFQETTRVLTQAAMEGKSDPLLGLKENVIIGKLIPAGTGLPRYTEVTVEPTEEAKANLFTGPSAFSDFSYDTLGGDGAPEFHAIPLDDYDLGNDFR; encoded by the coding sequence ATGTCCAGCGAATCCTCCTTCGGCCTCATGCAGATCGGCCTCGCCACCGCGGAAGACATCCGCGGCTGGTCGTACGGCGAGGTTAAGAAGCCGGAAACCATCAACTACCGCACGCTCAAGCCCGAGAAGGACGGCCTCTTCTGCGAGAAGATCTTCGGCCCGTCCCGCGACTGGGAATGCTACTGCGGCAAGTACAAGCGCGTGCGCTTCAAGGGCATCATCTGTGAGCGCTGTGGCGTCGAAGTCACCCGCGCCAAGGTCCGCCGTGAGCGCATGGGCCACATCGAACTGGCCGCACCGGTCACCCACATCTGGTACTTCAAGGGTGTTCCGTCCCGCCTGGGCTACCTCCTTGACCTGGCTCCGAAGGACCTCGAAAAGGTCATTTACTTCGCTGCCTACATGATCACCAGCGTCGACGAGGCTGCCCGCCACGAGGAACTGCCCAACCTGCAGGTTGAGCACGACATCGAGAAGAAGCAGCTGATCGACAACCGCGACGCCGACATCGCCGCGATCGCCCGCGACCTCGAAGGCGAAATCGCCCGCCTGGAGGGCGAAGGCGCCAAGGCCGCTGACAAGAAGAAGGCCCGCGACTCCGCCGACCGCCAGATGGCCAACGTGCGCAAGCGTGCCGACGCCGACATCGAGCGCCTCGAGCAGGTCTGGGACCGCTTCAAGAACCTGAAGGTCGCCGACCTCGAAGGTGACGAAGGCCTGTACCGCGAACTGCGCGACCGCTACGGCATGTACTTCGAAGGCTCAATGGGTGCCGAAGCCATCAAGAAGCGCCTTGAGAACTTCGATATGCAGGCCGAGTCCGAGGCACTGCGCGACGTCATTGCCAACGGCAAGGGCCAGCGCAAGACCCGCGCCCTCAAGCGCCTGAAGGTGGTCAACGCATTCCTGACCACCAACAACAGCCCGCTCGGCATGGTCCTCGACGCCGTCCCGGTGATCCCGCCGGAACTGCGCCCCATGGTCCAGCTGGACGGTGGCCGCTTCGCGACCTCCGACCTCAACGACCTGTACCGCCGCGTGATCAACCGCAACAACCGCCTCAAGCGCCTGCTTGACCTGGGTGCTCCGGAGATCATCGTCAACAACGAGAAGCGCATGCTTCAGGAAGCTGTTGACAGCCTCTTCGACAACGGCCGCCGCGGCCGTCCGGTCACTGGACCGGGCAACCGTCCGCTGAAGTCCCTGAGCGACATGCTCAAGGGCAAGCAGGGCCGTTTCCGCCAGAACCTCCTCGGCAAGCGCGTCGACTACTCCGGCCGTTCGGTCATCGTCGTCGGCCCGCAGCTGAAGCTGCACCAGTGCGGCCTGCCCAAGCAGATGGCCCTGGAGCTCTTCAAGCCGTTCGTGATGAAGCGCCTGGTTGACCTCAACCACGCCCAGAACATCAAGTCCGCCAAGCGGATGGTGGAGCGCTACCGCCCGCAGGTCTGGGACGTGCTCGAAGAAATCATCACCGAACACCCGGTGCTGCTCAACCGTGCACCTACCCTGCACCGCCTTGGCATCCAGGCGTTCGAGCCGCAGCTCGTTGAAGGCAAGGCAATCCAGCTGCACCCGCTGGTTTGTGGCGCGTTCAACGCCGACTTCGACGGCGACCAGATGGCAGTCCACCTGCCGCTGAGCCCCGAGGCGCAGGCTGAGGCCCGCATCCTGATGCTGTCCTCGAACAACATCCTGAAGCCCTCCGACGGACGTCCGGTCACCCTGCCTTCACAGGATATGATCATCGGCCTGTACCACCTGACCACCAAGCGCAAGGGTTCAGCCGGTGAAGGCCGCGTCTTCGGTTCGGTTTCGGAAGCCATCATGGCCTTCGACGCCCGCGAGCTGCACCTGAACTCGCAGGTCAAGATCCGCCTCGAAGGCTTCGTCCCGTACGCCGGCTGGGAAGCTCCCGAAGGCTGGGAGCAGGGTCAGCCGGCCCTGGTTGAAACCTCCCTGGGCCAGGTCATCTTCAACGAGACCCTGCCCGAGGACTACCCGTGGGTTGAGGCTGTTGCCGACAAGGGCGAACTGTCCCGCATCGTCAACGACCTCGCCGAGCGCTACCCGAAGGTCGTCACCGCTGCAACGCTGGACAACCTGAAGGATGCCGGTTTCTACTGGGCCACCCGTTCAGGCGTCACGGTCGCCATCTCCGACATCGAGGTTCCTGCTGCCAAGCCGGAAATCCTTGCCGGGTACGAAGAGCGCGCCGCCAAGATCCAGGGCCAGTACGACAAGGGCCTGATCGATGACGACGAGCGCCGCCAGGAACTCATCGAGATCTGGAACAAGGCCACCAATGACATCGCCTCGGTGATGCGTGAAAGCCTGTCCCCGATGAACACCATCAACCGCATGGTGTCCTCCGGTGCACGTGGTAACTGGATGCAGGTCCGCCAGATTGCGGGTATCCGTGGCCTCGTGGCCAACCCGAAGGGTGAGATCATCCCGCGCCCCATCAAGTCCTCCTACCGCGAGGGCCTGTCGGTGCTGGAATACTTTATCGCCACGCACGGTGCCCGTAAGGGCCTCGCCGATACCGCCCTGCGTACCGCCAACTCGGGTTACCTGACCCGTCGTCTGGTGGACGTCTCGCAGGACGTTATCGTCCGTGAAGAGGACTGCGGCACCGAGCGCGGCCTGGTCACGCCCATCGCCGTCGCCGACTCCAACGGTGAGCTGGTCCTGGACGAGAACGTCGAGAACAGCGCTTACGCACGTACGCTGGCCGTCGACGTCGTGGACTCCGAGGGCAACGTCCTCGCAGCCGCCGGCACCGACTGCGGCGACGTCGTTATCGACGAGCTCTTCAAGGCAGGCATCACCGAGGTCAAGGTCCGCTCCGTACTCACCTGTGAGTCCAGCGTCGGCACCTGCGCCCTGTGCTACGGCCGTTCGCTGGCCACCGGCAAGACCGTGGACATCGGCGAGGCCGTGGGCATCATCGCGGCACAGTCCATCGGTGAGCCCGGTACCCAGCTGACCATGCGTACGTTCCACACCGGTGGTGCTGTTTCCGCCGGTGGTGGCGACGACATCACCCAGGGTCTGCCCCGTATCCAGGAGCTCTTCGAAGCCCGTACTCCGAAGGGTGTTGCACCGATTGCTGAAGCAGCCGGCCGCATCACCATCGAAGAGTCCGAGCGCCAGATGCGCCTGGTCATCACCCCGGATGACGGCTCGGAAGAGATCGCCTACCCGGTGCTGCGCCGCTCACGCCTGCTGATCGAAGACGGCGACCACGTCTCCGTCGGCCAGAAGCTGATCAACGGCCCGGTGGACCCCAAGCAGGTCCTGCGCATCATGGGTCCGCGTGCGGCACAGAAGTTCCTCGTGGACGAAGTCCAGGGCGTGTACCGCAGCCAGGGCATCGGTATCCACGACAAGCACGTCGAGGTTATCGTCCGCCAGATGCTGCGCCGCGTCACGGTCATCGAGTCCGGTGAATCCGACCTGCTGCCCGGCGAGCTCGCCGAGCGCAGCCGGTTCGAGGAAGCCAACCGCCGTGTTGTGTCCGAGGGCAAGACTCCGGCTTCCGGACGTCCTGAACTCATGGGCATCACCAAGGCATCGCTGGCCACCGAGTCCTGGCTGTCCGCAGCTTCCTTCCAGGAGACCACCCGCGTCCTGACGCAGGCGGCCATGGAAGGCAAGAGTGACCCGCTGCTGGGCCTCAAGGAGAACGTCATCATCGGTAAGCTGATCCCGGCCGGCACGGGCCTCCCGCGCTACACCGAGGTCACCGTCGAGCCCACTGAAGAAGCAAAGGCCAACCTGTTCACCGGCCCCAGCGCATTCAGTGACTTCTCGTACGACACCCTGGGCGGTGACGGAGCTCCCGAGTTCCACGCCATCCCGCTGGATGACTACGACCTGGGCAACGACTTCCGCTGA
- a CDS encoding Nramp family divalent metal transporter, whose amino-acid sequence MAVSTMTARTATPGFWSRLLLLGPAFVAAIAYVDPGNVAANLTAGASFGYLLVWVLVAANAMAVLIQYQSAKLGLATGMSLPEILGQRLGTRRRRAYWVQAEVVAGATDLAEVIGGAVALNLLFGLPLLAGGVIIGLASMLLLALQSRRSQKSFEFAILTLLGVIAVGFVSGLFVAPPDAGGALAGLVPRFEGTDTVLLAASMLGATVMPHAIYLHSALARDRHGFSKDPAIRTQFIRTTRVDVAGALLLAGVVNIAMLLLAATSLRGVEGTDTIAGAHAAVTSALGPVIGVVFAVGLLASGLASTSVGCYAGATIMGGLLKMRIPLLVRRTVTLIPALLVLGAGIEPTVALVLSQVLLSFGIPFALIPLIRLTGSRKVMGIHVDSKPLRIAGWTSATLIVGLNCVLIFLTVTGHA is encoded by the coding sequence ATGGCTGTATCGACTATGACGGCGAGAACCGCCACCCCCGGGTTCTGGTCCCGCCTCCTGCTGCTGGGGCCTGCCTTCGTGGCAGCCATTGCGTATGTGGACCCCGGAAACGTGGCGGCCAACCTGACCGCCGGTGCCAGCTTTGGGTACCTGCTGGTCTGGGTCCTCGTGGCCGCCAATGCGATGGCCGTCCTCATCCAGTACCAGTCCGCCAAGCTTGGGCTCGCTACCGGAATGAGCCTGCCGGAAATCCTCGGCCAGCGGCTGGGAACTCGCCGACGGCGCGCCTACTGGGTTCAGGCTGAAGTCGTTGCGGGGGCCACGGATCTGGCCGAAGTCATCGGTGGGGCCGTGGCGCTCAACCTGCTGTTCGGCCTGCCACTGCTTGCCGGCGGGGTCATCATCGGCCTGGCCTCCATGCTGCTGCTGGCCCTGCAGTCGCGGCGGAGCCAGAAGTCCTTCGAGTTTGCAATCCTCACCCTTCTTGGCGTGATCGCCGTGGGATTCGTCTCGGGCCTGTTCGTCGCTCCGCCGGACGCGGGCGGGGCCTTGGCCGGGCTGGTGCCCCGCTTCGAGGGAACCGATACTGTCCTGCTCGCCGCCAGCATGCTCGGGGCGACCGTCATGCCGCACGCAATCTACCTGCACTCAGCCCTTGCCCGCGACCGCCATGGCTTTTCGAAGGATCCTGCCATCAGGACGCAATTCATCCGGACCACCCGCGTGGACGTTGCCGGCGCCCTGTTGCTTGCCGGCGTCGTGAATATCGCCATGCTGCTCCTGGCCGCCACCAGCCTCCGGGGGGTGGAAGGCACTGACACCATTGCCGGTGCCCACGCGGCCGTCACGTCGGCACTGGGGCCGGTCATCGGCGTCGTATTCGCAGTAGGCCTGCTGGCCTCGGGGCTCGCGTCCACCTCCGTTGGGTGTTATGCAGGTGCCACTATCATGGGCGGCCTGCTGAAGATGAGGATTCCGCTGTTGGTCCGCCGGACCGTGACCCTGATACCTGCGTTGCTGGTCCTGGGCGCGGGCATCGAACCCACGGTGGCTCTGGTCCTCAGCCAGGTCCTCCTGAGCTTCGGCATCCCGTTTGCGCTGATTCCGCTGATCCGGCTTACCGGAAGCCGCAAGGTGATGGGCATTCACGTGGATTCCAAGCCCCTCCGCATCGCCGGCTGGACCAGTGCAACCCTGATCGTGGGACTGAATTGCGTGTTGATCTTCCTGACTGTCACCGGACACGCGTGA